GGAGACGAGGTTATAATACTGCTCCACCCAAAATGAGTTTAGAAGATGAAAATTTTCCAGGTAAAGATCCTAAATATTCACATTTAGAACATAATATAATACCTAGATCTGAAAGTTTAAAATGTACAGTAAATAGAGTGCTACCATATTGGAACAAATTTATTTTACCGGAGTTAAAAAAAAAAAAAAAAATTGTTATAATTGCGCATGGAAATTCTCTTCGTGCATTAATAAAATATTTGCATCATATAGATGGAAAAGATATTTTAAAACTAGATATACCTACAGGAAGACCTATTATATATGAATTTAACAATGATATACAGCCAATGAATTTTTTTTACCTTTGAATAATATTATGAGAAATATAAATTTTAAAATGGAAACCATAAAATATGATAAAAAAGATTGGAGTACTAACTAGCGGGGGTGATGCGCCTGGAATGAATGCTGCAATAAGAGGGGTAGTTATTACAGGTATAAAATTAGGAATAGAAATGTTTGGAATAAAAAATGGATTTTTAGGTTTATATGAAAATAGAATACAAAAGCTAAATGTTTTGAACGTATCTAATATAATTAACAAAGGTGGTACATTTTTAGGGACATCTAGATTTCCTAAATTTAAAAAAAAAGTTAATAGAATTATTGCTATAAAAAATTTACAAAAAAAAAATATAGATGCATTGGTTGTAATAGGAGGAGATGGATCATATGTGGGAGCACAAAAACTAAGTAGTATGGGGCTTTCTTGCGTTAGTATTCCGAGCACTATTGATAACGATATAGTAGGTACAGATTATACTATAGGATATTACACTGCATTAGAAACAATAGTGAAATCTATAGACAAAATAAGGGATACGTCATATTCTCATAATAGAATTGCCATAGTAGAAATTATGGGAAGAAAATGTGGGCACCTTACTCTATTATCATCTATAGCTGCAGGTTGTGAATTTTTAATAATTCCTGAAACAAAAATAGAAAAAGAAAAGATTGTAATAAATATAATGAAAAAACTAAATAAAAATAAAAAGAGTTTCATAATAGTCATTACAGAAAATTTATATAATGTAAAAAATTTAGCAAAATACATTGAAAAAAAAACTAAAAAAGAAACTAGAGCAACAATTTTAGGACATGTGCAAAGAGGAGGATCACCAGTTGTTTATGATAGAGTTTTAGCAACAAGAATGAGTTCTTATGCAGTCAAAATATTAATACATGGATGGTCTGGAAGATGCATAGGTATACGAAATGAAAAAATTGTACATAGTGATATAGAAAAATCTTTGAATAAAAGAAAGAAAAATTCAACACAATATTGGTTGAATTTATCTAAAAAATTATGTTAAAAAGTTTCTAAAATTTTTATTATAGGGAAAAAGGTTTTTATACTTAGAGATGCTCCTCCTATTAGAAATCCATCTATATATTTTTTATTAATGAAATTATTTATGTTTTGTTCTGAAACAGATCCTCCATATTGCACTAAAATTCTATTTTTTTTAAAAAAAATATCTTTATCGCTAATATATTCTTTTATGAAAAAATGAATTTCATTTACATAATTAGGATCAGCTGTAGTATTAGATCCTATAGCCCATATTGGCTCATAAGCAATTATAGATTTTCTAAAAGATTCAACTCCTAAATTGTTTAAAATAGTATCAATTTGACTTTTAATAAACATTTTAGATTTATTAACATTATCTTTTATTACTTCACCTACACATAATACAGGTGTTAAATTATGTTCTTTAACAATGTGAAACTTAGACGATATAATTTTATTGTCTTCTTTATGATATACTCTCCTTTCAGAATGACCAACTATAACATATTTAACATTTAAATCCTTCAACATATTAATAGAAGTTTCACCTGTAAAAGATCCTTTGATATGAATATCAACATTCTGTGATGTTAGAGTAACTTTTATTTTATTCTCTTTTAAAATTCTATATGCTTGGCTCAAGTATATTATAGGAGGAGATATAGAAATATCATTTTTTATTTGAAATTTTTTGCATAAAAAATCTAACTCTAAAAAAAAATCATTCAATATATTCTTATTTCCATTTAATTTCCAATTTCCCAATATTAACATATAGTTTCCTCATTTTTTATCTGAACTAAGTTACTGTTCTATGTCAGTAACTTAGAGAAGATTTTTATATAAACACAAAACATATTTTAAAAAAGAAGTAATTTCTAGTTCTAAGATTTCCAATAAACAATTAAAAATTTTAAAAAGATTTAAAAAATATTGTTTGTAATATTCAAATTATTATTTTAAATCCATAGTTTTAATTTTTTTTACATATTTTTTTGGAAATACTACATTTACCATTCTATTCTTTTTATCAAAACTATTTATTTCAACTTCAATTACATCTCCAATATCGTGTTTTAGAAGTATTTTGTTTATAATAAAATTATCTAATTTATTTAATTCTAATATAGAATTAATTTCTTTATCAAGTTTTATATATATTTTTTTTTTTTTAATCTTAGAAATTTTACCATTTACTAAAGAGTGTTTTTTGTGTTTTTTAACATATTTTTTAAACGGATCTTCTTCTAGTTGCTTAATTCCTAAAGAAATTCTTTCTTTATCTACATCCACTAATAAAACCGCGGCGGTGATATTTTCATTTTTTTTATACTTTTTAACAGATTTTTCACCTGAATGAGACCAAGAAATATCAGATAGATGAATTAATCCATCTACTCCTCCATCTAAACCAACAAAAATTCCAAAATCAGTGATAGACTTTATCTTACCATCTACAAAATCTCCTTTTTTATATTTTTTAGAAAAATTTTTCCAAGGATTTTCTGTACATTGTTTTAGTCCTAAAGATATTCTTCTTCTGTCTTCATCTATATCCAATATCATAACTTCAATATTATTATTTAAACTAGTGATTTTAGTAGGATGTATATTTTTATTATTCCAATCCATTTCAGAAATATGAACTAATCCTTCTACACCTTCTTTTATCTCTACAAAACAACCATAATCAGTTAAATTAGTAACTTTTCCTGATATTTTGGTTCCTATAGGATATTTTTTAGAAATATTTGTCCAAGGGTCTTTACTAAGTTGTTTCAATCCTAAAGATACTCTAACATTGTCTTTATCAAATTTTAATACTCTTATTTTAATTTTTTCTCCTAATTTAACTATTTCATTCGGATGTTTTACTCTTTTCCATGCCATATCTGTAATATGCAGTAAACCATCTATCCCACCTAAATCTATAAATGCTCCATAATCTGTTAAATTTTTTACTACACCTAAAATATTTATTCCTTCTTTTAAACTTTCTAATAACTTGTTTCTTTCTTCAGAATTTTCAAATTCTATAACAGCTTTTCTAGACACTACAACATTATTTCTTTTTTTATCTAATTTTATTACTTTAAAGTCTAAAACTTTACCTTCTATGTTAGAGGTTTCTTTTACTGGTCTAATATCTACTAGAGACCCAGGTAAAAATGCTCTTATTTCTTTTATTTCTACTGTAAACCCTCCTTTTACTTTACCATTTATTGTCCCTTTAACAGTGGATACATTTTTGTAAGCATCTTCTAATTTTTTCCAAGACTCTTTTCTTTTAGCCTTTTCTCTAGACAATACTGTTTCTCCAAAACCATCTTCAACA
This region of Buchnera aphidicola (Chaitoregma tattakana) genomic DNA includes:
- the pfkA gene encoding 6-phosphofructokinase → MIKKIGVLTSGGDAPGMNAAIRGVVITGIKLGIEMFGIKNGFLGLYENRIQKLNVLNVSNIINKGGTFLGTSRFPKFKKKVNRIIAIKNLQKKNIDALVVIGGDGSYVGAQKLSSMGLSCVSIPSTIDNDIVGTDYTIGYYTALETIVKSIDKIRDTSYSHNRIAIVEIMGRKCGHLTLLSSIAAGCEFLIIPETKIEKEKIVINIMKKLNKNKKSFIIVITENLYNVKNLAKYIEKKTKKETRATILGHVQRGGSPVVYDRVLATRMSSYAVKILIHGWSGRCIGIRNEKIVHSDIEKSLNKRKKNSTQYWLNLSKKLC
- the tpiA gene encoding triose-phosphate isomerase codes for the protein MLILGNWKLNGNKNILNDFFLELDFLCKKFQIKNDISISPPIIYLSQAYRILKENKIKVTLTSQNVDIHIKGSFTGETSINMLKDLNVKYVIVGHSERRVYHKEDNKIISSKFHIVKEHNLTPVLCVGEVIKDNVNKSKMFIKSQIDTILNNLGVESFRKSIIAYEPIWAIGSNTTADPNYVNEIHFFIKEYISDKDIFFKKNRILVQYGGSVSEQNINNFINKKYIDGFLIGGASLSIKTFFPIIKILETF
- the gpmA gene encoding 2,3-diphosphoglycerate-dependent phosphoglycerate mutase, whose product is MKNVELVLIRHGESVWNKLNKFTGWIDVKLSEKGKKEAKNAAKLLLKKKFVFDIAFTSLLQRAIRTTWIILKKTKRLWIPVYKSWRLNERHYGSLQGLNKEDVALKYGKEKVQEWRRGYNTAPPKMSLEDENFPGKDPKYSHLEHNIIPRSESLKCTVNRVLPYWNKFILPELKKKKKIVIIAHGNSLRALIKYLHHIDGKDILKLDIPTGRPIIYEFNNDIQPMNFFYL